The window GAATGCACTTAGATATAATCTTTCATCAAAAATAAATCTCACATGCTAATAAGTTCGCAGAATCATCTTTTAATTGTCTCATACTAAGAATGAAAACAATCTTAATTGTATATAGGCCTATATGAATTAACGGGACAGCCATATTCCACCCACCTAAAAGAAACTGAATATGATTATAATGTTCTATATATCAAGGCTATATTGTTATAATGATTACTTTTATCAGAACTCAAAACAAGTTCTAAAAGTAAAGTCaaggtttttttttgaaacataagtGAAACCAGAtgcattattttcttaaaaaaaagaaacagaggtGTGATGGAATAGGCTTTCGTGACCGACAAGCGAAACAAACACACGTGGTCTCAGATTTTGGGCTACATGGGCTTTCTGtatgtttgttatatatatatatatggcggTAAACAAAGTTACAACCTCACGGGAAGCTCTAGGGTTTACTGCTGAGTCTTCTCCACCATGGAACTGCAGCTAAATACGGAATCAAAAATCTTGTTGATTAATGGAAGAGAAAACTCAAAGCCGCTACCTATTGATCTCGTTATGGAAATACTCTCGAGACTGCCTGTAAAGTCTATAGGGAGATGTCTTTGCGTATCGAAGCTGTGGGCCTCCATACTTCGCCTTCCTTATTTCTCGACGTTGTTCACCACTAGATCTTCAGTTCGGCCTCATATGTTGTTGTCCTACGGTGAAAAAGGCCAGGTCTTATTCTTCTCGTCACCTCAACTTAAAAATCCTAATGAGAACGCGTCGTTAACAGCCAATTATCTCTCGCGTGTCCCCTATGGTGGTTATTCCTGTCACATTAATGATCCTGTCCATGGCATGGTCTGTCTTACATATATAGATAAGGAGATCTCAAAGGAACATATAATATGTAACCCTAGCACGGGACAAACTTTAACCTTACCCAAAGTGAAGACAACGATGGTTGGCGTGAGAAGCATTTTTAAGTTGGTGAGCTTTTTGGGGTATGTTCCCACTGATAAACAATTCAAGGTATTGTCCATGGAATGGAACTCAGACCATATTATTCTTGGTCCGCAGCATCAAGTTCTGACATTAGGAACTCAAAAACTCGAATGGAGACTGACCAAGTGTTGCATGTCCCATTATTTTTGTCCTAAAGGGATATGCATTAATGGTGTTTTGTATTATCGAGCTTTGGATGCGTATACAGGAATTTCTATGATAGTTTGCTTTGACTTTAAGTCCGAGGAGTTCAGTTATATAGAAGTGGTAAAGACTTTCACGACATTAGTATTGGACGGACCTCTGATAAACTACAATGGCAAGTTAGGATTACTTATCTTCGAAGGGTATCCCTGGGGTGATAGAGCAAGAAGTTTTGAGTTGCTGGTTATAGGAGATTTAGAAAAGCAGGAGTGGTCAACACATAAATACATGTTGCCTCCTACGTGGAAGAATGTGGTTGGAGAAGGCATGTTCTGCTTTGCTGGATTTTTTGGTACAAATACGATCGTGTTGTCGCGCCGTTCCTACGTTATTTACTACAATATTGATAAAAATACTATCGTAAAAGTTGGAATCCAAGGGGTGGAAGCATTTAAGTGTTTTGACCGTTCCATCTTTCTACACCATGTAGAGGGCCTGATGCTTGTGCAAGAGTTTTAATTAAGTCTTTTTAGAACTTGAGAGTTCTGTAACAAATCTTGTTTGGCCTCCTTCACGCCGGTTCTTGTGTTAGCAGCGAGATTGTGTCCTGAAGGAATGGAAGCAACTCTGTTCGCTACACTCATGTCAATCTCCAATGGAAGTGTGTTCTTGGTGGACTTATGGGTGCAGGACTAACTCAAGTGTCGGGCATCACAAGAGAGAGTTTTGATAACCTGTCTCGAACAGAAGAGAGCTGAACTGGTGATTTACCGCAAGCAAGTCTCTTTTAGTCTTAGGTTTCTTTCTCTGATAGACGTAATCAACACTGCATCCTcttcttttgcttcttcttatTTGTCTTTTATAATCAAAACCTCAAGCATAGGCTCTACCACTCAGTACTCTCTGTTGACGTTAGCTCTTTATTTGTTCATTTTGTTCATTTTGAGATTCTCGTATCATGTTTTTCTCATTGCAGCCTCAACAGTCAACAATGTGTTTGAATTAGTTAGAAAATGTCCGACCTCTCTATTCTTTTATCCGGGATTGCTCTAATGAATGAAGATTCCTGCAACTACAATGAACATGCTTCTTGGGATTAAATCAAAGAAGTTTTTGATGATATTGCCTCCACAGTGCAGAGGTATTCTCTCGATCAACTgaattatcaattcaataatgAGTATATTGAATAAAGAGAGCGAGGCGAGCAAGCAATAGCTAACATCAAAACTTCATTTTCCAAACAAATCTTAACAAGACATGTCTACTAACAAGTACTGTATTCAATATCAAAAACAACGAAGACAAGAGGTGGAGAAAGTGGCgacaagaaaaaacaaaatgtgTTTCTTTTGGGAATGAAAGCATTTGAAATCTGATTTAGTTAGATTCAATATGCTTCTTGACGATGTTGAGTGCAGTTGTCTCCTCACCGTAGTCCTGCAACAGTAGAGCAGCACAAGTAAATCACCATAGACACAAAGTCAAATACAAATAATGAGACATGTAATTAGACTCTTTACCTTGACTACAAGGCACGAGCATCCAACAACCTTCCTTGCATTGCCCTCTGAATCAATCTTGCAAAGCTGCAAAACCACATTTAAGACTATTAATATAGAAAGTCTTGAACCAAACAGATAATGAGAGAAACTATAACCAAACTACTTACACCAGCCCATTCGCCAAGGGTTTTAGCACTTGGAACGGTAAGCAAGTTGATGTTGTGATCAGCGCAAAGAGCTTTGACAAGCTTGACGTAATCAGGTTGGTTGCAGTCTTCAGCCAAGACACAAAGCTGAGCAGAACGCTTCTCAATAAGCTTAGCGCTTTCATGGAGACCACGAACCACACCACCGTGAGCACGAGCTTTCCTTAGCGTCAACTCCAATGCAGTCAACAGATCCATGTCCTCTGGAATGGCAGCAGCTGCCTCAGCAACCGGAGGAACAACAGCAGGAGCAGCAGGAGCTTCATCACTTCAAAACCAAAAAGAGaggaaagataaaaaaatactttattataaaaaaaaataaagaatatgaTTGACGAAAACTGATTATATGTTGATTAAAGCTAAATTATACAAACACTAATCTACAAAACCTAAACGTCAGCACTGATTCTGTGATTAAACACCTAAATTAGTACATACACAGGTCTTAATCTATAAACCTAAAAATGAATCTGTAAACACTAAACTACAGATCTatcacagattttgagaaatgtaACAACATAGCTGCATCGAAAGAGAAGCTTACCCGGACATGTTGACTCTCTGAATTGCCTTGGGAACGAAGAAAAGCAAAAGCTCCTTTTAAAATCTGTAAAATaaaggcaaaaaaaaacattcaatcCAAAAGTGATTTGTAATGAAGCGAAACAGGTGTCAGCAAGAAGATAGCTGAAGAGTTACAAACAAGACACAGATTGAAATCGTACAAAATAAGTAAACCGAACAGCTGTTGCAGAAGAGTGTTCAGAGACCGaacctgagagagagagaggctacAAGGACGAGGTGAAGGCCAGCGAAAATTGAGTGATGAGTTTATATATTTAGGGTTTACTAAAGACGCTGCttaaaaagatttttgacaGATTTGATGCAAACCTGGGCCTGTCTAATGGGCTTGTTATTTTTACAGATTTTCTGCTGACCTGAGCCGCTATAATACGTCTtttatttcatttgtttttggGAAAATTCCTTAAAAATTCACGAACTAATTTTCGTTTGATAATAAAATAAACGAACTATTTTAAATCATTGATTAATACATAAACTAATTTCTGTTGTTTATTAGATacacaaacttttaaaatttaaagacTTTTTAGGCGTCGTTAACTATGTTTAACAGAATTAAAGACGATGTTAGTGTTTAACTAAAACACATgtttaaattatgaaaaaaaatttattaaatatatatgaacTAATTTTAATTTGCTAATAAAATgcacaaaatattttggattttcaTTTAATACacaaattaatttttgtttcacaTTAAATAcacaaatttttgaaatttgcagATTTTACACATCGATTTAAACAACATTAACTATATTTAACATGATTTAGAAGATGTCAACTATGTTTAACAAAAGTGAAGACGATGTTAGTGTTTAGTTACACATGTGGTTAACCTGTGAAGGAAAAATTCCTTGAAAATCCGCTCgatatattatattgttttcttttccaTTACGCTTTCGTAGTATAATTAACCTTGATTCAATCATTAAATTAATACCTTTACATATTTACTATTAGTTATTATTAATTACTATACCacattaatatctttataaatttctttttaattgaattcatacatttacaataaaacatatacaaaatagaatatacttttaagaaaataaacgGATAATATAGATAAAAGACTAATTAGAATATGACAaaacaataagaaaataaaagtaccagtcttttatttttacaaaattaaaaaggttgacttttattatttaatatttttattatatcaatttcaaagtaaagaaaataaaatcttattaacattaaattttaagaaCAAATGCTATTTTATTAGAGTATATACTCttagtttaagaaaaaataaaatgataaaaattcataaaaaagaagaaagagaaattCTTGTTTAAGAAATCTTGAGATCCTGGTAAAATCTCTTATTCACAGTTGTCATTTCAAttggttttattatttaaaacataTTCACATAACTATAATAATATACTTTTCCTTTGGAAACTGAGAGGGTTTTCCTGCAATTATATTGCACTTAGGGTAAAGCTTTGCATTGTTTTTCACATCTCTTTTGGCTGTCATTGCAATATGCAAATCCAGATGGGTAGCAGCACCATTTACCATTCGCTGTTGGAGAGCACGGTTTTGGTACGGCTAAAAGATGTCTATGGTTGAAAcctatataaaagaaaataaagaacaCACCAATTAAAACATAATGGAGGATATGATTATGTTTATACTGGTAATGATAGTAAATGATTGAACGAAACCTAAACTTAGATGACATACCTTCATGAAGGCTAACGAAAGAAAAAAGCACGATACAGAATATAGCAAATTTGGATGATGACATTGTAATTCTTCTTTTCAAATAAACGTTTTGGTATTTTACGATAGAAAACTATAAATGTGAAAAcgtgtatatataaaaaaagtaaGTAGTTTTTGTAAGATGatccaaaaaatctgaaattagacatttttgattggttttattctaaaatattagTGTCCAAGTTTTCTTTTCACCATTTTTAGTCTTTTTTTATATACCACCACCTAAAATACCAACCAACCACAACCAAAATAGTTGTTGAAAGGTCTGTAGAGAAGAAAAAACTTTAATCTCTTAGACCTCTCAATTGCGACTCTTTTATGCTTAACAAACACAATTTCATTGCGAGAAGAGAAAACTGAAATATGTATAAGTCTTAAGTCATTATTTGTTAATAACATAAGTAAAATTTACCTAGTAAACAGTTTAGATGGTCTAATAGTTGAAGAGTTTACttcaaatgaaaaatataattcaagTTTTTCATATCTATTTCAATTATATTTGGTTTTCTCACTGCAACAGAACAAAATGAactatatatttgttttgttttgcagAATCGATACTATGCTGCCTTCTGGACGATGAAGACAAAATGTGCAATAACAAGTTAACCAACATAAAAGTATCATATTTTGTTATCCTTTCAACCGAATTAAAGGAACTGACAAGACTGAAGAATAGATCTTTCTCTATTGTGTTTATTCCCCTTTCTGAAAATGTTTCTTTAGAGTCATTAGCAAAGATAGCAATAACTTTCAATAGGGAGTTGTAGTATACTGGTTGTTTTGTTTCTagtctggttcctgaaacaacaTCAAGTTTGAGAAATAGAACCGTTGTTtgatgaaaaagaaagaaaaactatCATATTCATTCTCGAATTATTTTTGGGTTGcatcttcatttttatttatttttggatgAATACGACGGTCCAATATAAAACACTCAATTTGTGTTCTGTTGTTATGAACTACTATCCGTTGTTTCTCAGTTGATATCAAAAGCCGTGGAAACATCTTTTATCCTTGAAAACTATACAACAAGAACGCTTTAGACTTTACTTTAGCGGTCCTGAATATATACATAACTTTACTTTAGTGTCTTGATTTAGGAATATATACACGCATATCTTTAAAGGGTTTTCACTTtagaggtaaaaaaaaaaacaagtcagCAGACTGAGTGGATTTTGGATGCTACTTCCTTACGATGCCATTTAGACTGTTACCATCCTCTGAACATGATATCGATACAACACACAAAAATCACATCCATTTCAATGAATGAGGGTAACAAGAGTATGACACTAGAACAATGTGTAAAGTATCTATCTATAAAACGAAGAAGCGTATGGAACAATCTGTACCAAACAATACGAATGAAACA of the Brassica rapa cultivar Chiifu-401-42 chromosome A03, CAAS_Brap_v3.01, whole genome shotgun sequence genome contains:
- the LOC103857421 gene encoding 40S ribosomal protein S12-2 gives rise to the protein MSGDEAPAAPAVVPPVAEAAAAIPEDMDLLTALELTLRKARAHGGVVRGLHESAKLIEKRSAQLCVLAEDCNQPDYVKLVKALCADHNINLLTVPSAKTLGEWAGLCKIDSEGNARKVVGCSCLVVKDYGEETTALNIVKKHIESN